From Thermus brockianus, the proteins below share one genomic window:
- a CDS encoding amino acid transporter, translating into MSAQRHTDEGRYSWWQVLCLTGVDLFSSLGYQPGIALLAAGFLSPLANIALGLFALLAVYPVYRRLAKESPHGEGSVGLLTRLLPGWRGKILVLVVLGFMATDFVITITLSAADAAVHLIGNPLAPTWLQGNQVGLTLLLIALLGFVFYLGFREAIGLAVPIALGYLTLNAITLGVALSHVGPEHLAHWWQGLLQAHADPLSLVLATALAFPKLALGLSGYETGVAVMPLIRGGPQDTPESPWGRIRGARHLLLAAALVMASFLVAAGFATALLIPPELWGSEEVSGRAISFLAHRYLGEGFGSLYDLFSIVILWFAGASAMAGLLTLVPRYLPRFGMAPEWARQRRILVLFFTGVAFAITLLFRAQVEAQAAAYATGVLVVMTSAALGVALSAQREGRREARYFQALLPVFAYVLVANVVERPDGVRIASFFIAATLLLSFLSRALRSFELRVEAFQLDEMAERLVASLVEQEAPLRLVAHRPERGGRSVYWDKERRIREATHIPPHDPIVFVEVYVQDPSEFSAVAQVWGVDHRDAKVFRILGTAAPNTLAAFLLYLRERTGKRPHIYFEWSEESPWQAALDFLLFGEGDVPTLTHEVLRRVEADPRRRPVVHVGG; encoded by the coding sequence ATGAGCGCTCAAAGACACACGGACGAAGGCCGATACTCCTGGTGGCAGGTGCTCTGCCTCACCGGGGTGGACCTCTTCTCCTCCTTGGGCTACCAGCCCGGCATCGCCCTCCTGGCGGCGGGGTTCCTTTCCCCCCTCGCCAACATCGCCTTGGGCCTTTTCGCCCTCCTGGCGGTCTATCCGGTGTACCGGCGCCTGGCGAAGGAAAGCCCCCACGGGGAAGGTTCCGTGGGCCTTCTCACCCGGCTTCTACCCGGCTGGCGGGGCAAGATCTTGGTCCTGGTGGTTCTCGGCTTTATGGCCACGGACTTCGTCATCACCATCACCCTCTCCGCCGCCGACGCCGCCGTGCACCTCATCGGGAACCCCTTGGCCCCCACCTGGCTCCAAGGGAACCAGGTGGGCCTCACCCTCCTCCTCATCGCCCTCTTGGGTTTCGTCTTCTACCTGGGTTTCCGGGAAGCCATCGGCCTGGCGGTGCCCATCGCCTTGGGCTACCTGACCCTGAACGCCATCACCCTCGGGGTGGCCCTCAGCCACGTGGGTCCCGAGCACCTGGCCCACTGGTGGCAAGGGCTCCTCCAAGCGCACGCAGACCCCCTAAGCCTCGTCCTCGCCACTGCCCTCGCCTTCCCCAAGTTGGCCTTAGGCCTATCCGGCTACGAAACCGGCGTAGCGGTGATGCCCCTTATCCGGGGGGGACCCCAGGACACCCCGGAAAGTCCTTGGGGCCGGATCCGGGGGGCCCGGCACCTCCTCCTGGCGGCCGCCCTCGTGATGGCCTCCTTCCTGGTGGCAGCAGGCTTCGCCACGGCCCTCCTCATCCCCCCCGAGCTTTGGGGAAGCGAGGAGGTTTCCGGAAGGGCCATCAGCTTCTTGGCCCACCGTTACTTGGGCGAGGGATTCGGTAGCCTATACGACCTCTTCTCCATCGTGATCCTCTGGTTCGCCGGGGCCAGCGCCATGGCGGGCCTCCTCACCCTGGTGCCCCGCTACCTTCCCCGGTTCGGCATGGCCCCGGAATGGGCCCGCCAACGCCGTATCCTGGTCCTCTTTTTCACCGGGGTGGCCTTCGCCATCACCCTTCTCTTTCGCGCCCAGGTGGAGGCCCAGGCGGCGGCCTACGCCACCGGGGTCTTGGTGGTGATGACCTCCGCCGCCTTGGGGGTAGCCCTATCCGCCCAGAGGGAAGGGCGGCGAGAGGCCCGCTACTTCCAGGCCCTCCTCCCCGTTTTCGCCTATGTCCTGGTGGCCAACGTGGTGGAACGGCCCGATGGGGTGCGCATCGCCTCGTTCTTCATCGCCGCAACGCTTCTCCTCTCCTTTCTTTCCCGCGCCCTACGCTCCTTTGAGCTTCGGGTGGAAGCCTTCCAGCTGGACGAGATGGCGGAGCGCCTGGTGGCAAGCCTCGTGGAGCAGGAGGCGCCCCTCCGCCTGGTGGCCCACCGGCCCGAGCGGGGAGGGAGGTCCGTGTACTGGGACAAGGAGCGCCGCATCCGGGAGGCCACCCACATCCCCCCCCACGATCCCATTGTCTTCGTGGAGGTCTACGTGCAGGACCCCTCGGAGTTCAGCGCCGTGGCCCAGGTCTGGGGGGTGGACCACCGGGACGCCAAGGTCTTCCGCATCCTGGGTACCGCCGCCCCCAACACCCTAGCCGCCTTTCTCCTTTACCTAAGGGAAAGGACGGGAAAGCGCCCCCACATCTACTTTGAGTGGTCGGAGGAGAGCCCCTGGCAGGCCGCCTTGGACTTCCTCCTCTTTGGGGAAGGGGATGTGCCCACCCTCACCCACGAGGTCCTGCGCCGGGTGGAGGCCGACCCCCGGCGGCGGCCCGTGGTCCACGTGGGGGGCTAG
- a CDS encoding AI-2E family transporter, translated as MGRFLFGLFLLILALWALAKLYTLFLWVFLAFTLAAALDPLVSVFRRFLPHPTAVMLTYLGVLGILAFGLYQVAPLLAQQFRNLSEVLPQAFALLQENLGLSGSGLLSSLVPSFHLAGDLLLRIGETVSGLVLALVLAVMISLEPHLVARAAPYLPGDGWSAVLEDTWRRLGYWARAQFLIALSFALLFGGWLFALGVPSPFALGFLGGVLEVIPFVGGITAASLASLVALSSLGSLSALLVLAGYGGIALLEGKVLIPLIYGRAVGFHPALVLLAIFAFGKLFGLLGIFLAVPMTILASGLLSRWRR; from the coding sequence GTGGGCCGTTTCCTCTTTGGCCTTTTCCTCCTCATCCTCGCCCTTTGGGCTTTGGCCAAGCTTTACACCCTTTTTCTTTGGGTCTTCCTGGCCTTCACCTTGGCGGCTGCTTTAGACCCTCTGGTGAGCGTTTTCCGGCGTTTCCTACCCCACCCCACGGCGGTGATGCTGACCTACTTAGGGGTCTTGGGCATTTTAGCCTTCGGGCTTTACCAGGTAGCTCCCCTTTTGGCCCAGCAGTTTCGCAACCTTAGCGAGGTCCTGCCCCAGGCCTTCGCCCTTCTCCAGGAGAACCTTGGGCTTTCCGGTTCCGGGCTCCTTTCCTCCCTGGTTCCTTCCTTCCACCTCGCCGGGGACCTCCTCCTGCGGATAGGGGAAACCGTGTCCGGCCTGGTCTTGGCCTTGGTTTTGGCGGTGATGATTAGCCTCGAGCCCCACCTGGTGGCCCGGGCGGCCCCTTACCTCCCGGGGGACGGGTGGTCTGCGGTGCTGGAGGACACCTGGCGCCGCCTAGGGTACTGGGCCCGCGCCCAGTTCCTCATCGCCCTCAGCTTCGCCCTCCTTTTCGGGGGCTGGCTCTTCGCCCTGGGGGTACCTAGCCCCTTCGCCCTAGGGTTCCTAGGAGGGGTGCTGGAGGTGATCCCCTTTGTGGGGGGGATCACGGCGGCGTCCCTGGCAAGTCTGGTGGCCCTTTCCTCCTTGGGGTCCCTAAGCGCCCTTCTCGTCCTTGCGGGCTATGGGGGCATCGCCCTCCTCGAGGGGAAGGTCCTCATCCCCCTTATCTACGGGCGGGCCGTGGGGTTTCACCCGGCCCTGGTCCTCCTCGCCATCTTCGCCTTCGGCAAGCTCTTTGGCCTTCTGGGCATCTTCCTCGCCGTGCCCATGACCATCCTCGCCTCGGGGCTTCTTTCCCGCTGGCGCCGCTAG
- a CDS encoding zinc ribbon domain-containing protein, with protein sequence MITVDPKYTSQDSPVCGHRERRPLWVREFTCPACGASLHRDVAAARNILAKAWTGPSGRDALAS encoded by the coding sequence GTGATAACGGTAGACCCTAAGTACACCAGCCAGGACAGCCCGGTGTGCGGCCATAGGGAGAGGCGACCCTTGTGGGTCAGGGAGTTCACCTGTCCTGCTTGTGGGGCTTCCCTGCACCGGGATGTGGCCGCCGCGCGGAACATCCTGGCGAAGGCCTGGACGGGGCCTTCGGGGAGGGATGCGCTCGCGTCCTGA
- a CDS encoding TA system VapC family ribonuclease toxin, with protein sequence MEIPDLNVWFALLVPEHPFHSQALRYWEEAEDPALVRVTALGLLRLLTNPTAMDGKPLTVAEAWRVYRELRVASGVPLREEPPELEKVLEGFLSGVTPRLWTDAYLAAFALAGGYRLVSFDRDFLRFPGVPLKLLVP encoded by the coding sequence ATGGAGATACCTGACCTCAATGTCTGGTTTGCGCTCCTCGTTCCCGAGCATCCCTTCCATTCCCAGGCCCTCCGCTACTGGGAGGAGGCGGAGGACCCTGCCCTTGTGCGGGTCACAGCCTTGGGTCTACTGCGGCTCCTCACCAACCCCACGGCCATGGACGGGAAGCCTTTGACCGTGGCGGAGGCGTGGCGGGTTTACCGGGAGCTGCGGGTGGCCTCCGGGGTGCCCCTCAGGGAGGAACCCCCAGAGTTGGAGAAAGTCCTCGAGGGGTTCCTTTCGGGGGTTACGCCAAGGCTCTGGACGGATGCTTACCTGGCCGCCTTTGCCCTGGCGGGCGGGTACCGCTTGGTGAGTTTTGACCGGGACTTCCTGCGTTTTCCCGGGGTACCCCTTAAGCTTCTCGTGCCCTGA
- a CDS encoding LacI family DNA-binding transcriptional regulator yields MTRTHPTIAEVARRAGVSPATVSRVLNGTARVSREKVRAVLQAIEELGYTPSPLAQSLAKGRSYAVGILLPDFGSPFYGPILEAITLELEATPFRPIAVPGHWSLVRELEALDFLRGHRVEAVVLLGTSLEESALKPLGVPVLAFGQALTGPQTWSLVLDNREAAHRATRYLLEKGHRHIAHISSHRGGADVRERLQGYRRAMREAGLAPRVVFGNLQEDGGYEATKELFARFPDTTAIFAANDQTAIGARLYLYEKGLRVPEDVSLVGFDDIPLAAYQIPPLTTVRQPAREIGHALAQALKALLEGEVPTLFPIPLQLVERYSVREVGT; encoded by the coding sequence ATGACCCGCACCCACCCTACCATCGCCGAGGTGGCCCGCCGCGCTGGGGTTTCCCCCGCCACCGTTTCCCGCGTCCTCAACGGCACCGCCCGGGTGTCCCGGGAAAAGGTCCGGGCGGTACTCCAGGCCATAGAGGAACTGGGCTACACGCCAAGCCCCCTAGCCCAAAGCTTGGCCAAGGGGCGTTCGTACGCCGTGGGCATCCTCTTGCCCGATTTCGGGAGCCCCTTCTATGGGCCCATCCTCGAGGCCATCACCCTGGAGCTGGAGGCCACCCCCTTCCGCCCCATCGCCGTACCCGGGCACTGGAGCCTGGTGCGGGAGCTGGAAGCCCTGGACTTCCTCCGGGGCCACCGGGTGGAGGCGGTGGTCCTCCTCGGTACCTCCTTGGAGGAGTCCGCCCTCAAGCCCCTGGGCGTCCCCGTCCTGGCCTTCGGCCAGGCCCTCACGGGGCCCCAGACCTGGTCCCTGGTCCTGGACAACCGGGAAGCCGCCCACCGGGCCACCCGGTACCTCCTGGAGAAGGGGCACCGCCACATTGCCCACATCTCCAGCCACCGCGGCGGCGCCGACGTGCGCGAGCGCCTCCAAGGCTACCGTAGGGCCATGCGGGAGGCGGGGCTTGCGCCCCGTGTGGTCTTTGGCAACCTCCAGGAGGATGGGGGCTACGAGGCGACCAAGGAGCTTTTCGCCCGTTTTCCGGACACCACCGCCATCTTCGCCGCCAACGACCAGACGGCTATCGGGGCCCGCCTCTACCTTTACGAAAAGGGGCTTCGGGTTCCCGAGGACGTCTCCCTGGTGGGCTTTGACGATATCCCCCTGGCCGCCTACCAGATCCCGCCCCTGACCACGGTGCGCCAGCCCGCACGGGAGATAGGCCACGCCCTGGCGCAAGCCCTCAAAGCCCTGCTGGAAGGGGAAGTGCCTACCCTCTTCCCCATCCCCCTCCAGCTGGTGGAAAGGTATTCGGTAAGGGAGGTGGGAACCTGA